In Thermodesulfobacteriota bacterium, the genomic window GTCATAATTTAAATAAGATAAAATTAAATGTCTCACAATATAGCACACCAACAGGCAAATGCATCCCTTTATTCATGGATGACAAGACTGGTAGATGTTCAACCGGACGAATTAAGATCCCTCATTTGGTCGTTTCTCTACTTCTTTTCCCTGCTATGTAGCTATTATATAATCAGGCCCATACGAGATGAGATGGGGATAGCCGGTGGAGTTGAGAATTTACATTGGTTATTTACAGGTACTTTTCTTTCAATGCTTGCTGCGGTACCGCTATTCGGATGGATTGCCTCAAAGTACCCTCGGAAAAGGTTCATTCCCTGCGTCTACTATTTCTTTATAGCAAATCTCCTGCTCTTCTTTTTCTTATTTAGTACCAATTTAACACATGCTTATGTGGCGCGCGCATTTTTTATATGGGTTAGTGTATATAACCTTTTTGTCGTATCGGTATTTTGGAGCTTCATGGCAGATATATATAGCGATAACCAAGCAAAAAGGCTTTTTGGTTTTATCGCGGCCGGGGGAACAACCGGCGCCATTGTGGGCCCAGCGTTAACGGGGAATTTGGTATTATTGTTAGGTCCTAAAAATTTACTGCCCCTGTCAGCAATTTTATTGCTCGTGTCTGTTGTCTGCATAGGGCGCTTAATTTCAAAAAAGCATGAATCCACTTCGACGGTTCCTGGTTCATTTTCAAAGACCGAACCCAACCAAGCTGAGGATTCGGATGAAAAGCCAATGGGTGGAAGCATAGTTGCTGCATTCCGTTTAGTCCTAAGCTCCCCTTATTTGATGGGAATTTGTCTTCTAATCTTACTATTTACAACCCTTGCAACCTTTTTGTATTTTCAGCAAGCGCAGATAGTTCGGGATAGTTTTGATGATCCATCCCGACGTACTGCGGTATTTGCTGCAATAGATTTTGCAGTCAATATACTTGCGGTCACCATTCAGGTTCTTCTCACCGGTCGTATTGTCAAAAGTATAGGCCTGAGTTGGAGCTTGGCCTTAATACCGGTGCTCCTGGGTTTAGGCTTTTTAATGTTGGGCTTGGTCCCTTTACTTATGGTCCTCGTTATCGTTCAGGTCGTTCGGCGCGCTGGCGATTATGCCATAATGAAACCTTCACGCGAGATGCTTTTCACTGTGCTAAACAAACAAGAAAAGTATAAGGCGAAAAATTTTATAGATACTGCGATCTACAGGGGGGGAGATGCTGTGAGTGCCTGGATTTACGCAGGTCTTTCAGGTTTGGGTGTGAGTCTTTCGGCTATTGCTCTTGCCGCTGTTCCTATTTCCGGAATTTGGGCTATCGTTTCGTATATATTGGGTAAGAAAAGGGAAGAATTGGCTGGCAGAAGCGCGTGAGAGTAGTAAATAAAAACTATTGGAGGAAAATTAACATGATTTCACGAAGGAAATTCATAGGGGGTCTTTTCGGGACATGGGCCGGAATTACTTTTCTCCCAGACAAACTGTTATCAAAACAACTGCGTCCCATTAAGAGGACTATACCCTCTTCGGGCGAGCTGCTTCCGATTATAGGTATGGGAACATCCCGTACGTTCGATGTCGGTTCCAATAAAGAAATGCTTGCTCAGCTAGCTGAGGTCATGCAGTTGTTCTTTGATGGTGGAGGTGCGTTGATAGATTCTTCACCAATGTATGGTTCTTCAGAAAGGGTCTTGGGCGAACTGCTCAAAAAAACGACTAATAAGAAAAATCTCTTTTCTGCAACCAAGGTGTGGACCTATGGCAGAGAATCAGGAATTAGACAGATGAATGAATCACTTAAATTATGGGGTTTAAAGAGTTTCGATCTTATGCAGGTACACAACCTTCGTGACTGGAAGGTACATATAAAAACCCTCAGAGATTGGAAAGAGGAGGGCAAAATACGATACATTGGAATTACGACTTCTCATGGAAGAGACCATGAAGAATTCGAAAAGATTCAGAAGACCGAGCGGCTGGACTTTGCACAATTTAGTTACAATATCGAGGACCGTGTTGCAGAAAAACGTCTTTTGCCACTTGCTCGGGAAAAGAATATAGCGACTATAATAAATCGTCCATTTCAAAGAGGTGGATTATTCAAAAAAGTTCGGGGAAAACCCTTACCGGAATGGGCTTCCGAATTTGATTGCACTAGCTGGGGTCAATATTTCCTGAAATTCATTGCCTCAAATCCTGATGTCACAAATATTATCCCCGCCACATCAAACGTGAAACACGTGGCCGACAATATGGCAGCGGGCTTTGGCCGGTTGCCTGATGAGAAAACACGCATTCGAATGATAGAATACTACGAAAAGGTTTAATTGACAGAAAAAAGCGGGAGGAACCCTTTTTGCTCTATCCTACAGAAAATCCAGCGACTCCCTGCCATCTCGAGTACCGTTATCGGGAATCCGCCAGACAATAATTGCGAATGGCAAGGCCACGAAGCAATCTCCTATTCAACCCACCTTCCCTTCCGTTCCCTTTTGTCATCCCCGAAATCCGTCATCTGAAATCCATCTTTCAGAATCTCACAGACATTGACCAGTTCCTAAATTCCCAATTCTGTAATATAATAAGTAGA contains:
- a CDS encoding MFS transporter, whose product is MSHNIAHQQANASLYSWMTRLVDVQPDELRSLIWSFLYFFSLLCSYYIIRPIRDEMGIAGGVENLHWLFTGTFLSMLAAVPLFGWIASKYPRKRFIPCVYYFFIANLLLFFFLFSTNLTHAYVARAFFIWVSVYNLFVVSVFWSFMADIYSDNQAKRLFGFIAAGGTTGAIVGPALTGNLVLLLGPKNLLPLSAILLLVSVVCIGRLISKKHESTSTVPGSFSKTEPNQAEDSDEKPMGGSIVAAFRLVLSSPYLMGICLLILLFTTLATFLYFQQAQIVRDSFDDPSRRTAVFAAIDFAVNILAVTIQVLLTGRIVKSIGLSWSLALIPVLLGLGFLMLGLVPLLMVLVIVQVVRRAGDYAIMKPSREMLFTVLNKQEKYKAKNFIDTAIYRGGDAVSAWIYAGLSGLGVSLSAIALAAVPISGIWAIVSYILGKKREELAGRSA
- a CDS encoding aldo/keto reductase, with amino-acid sequence MISRRKFIGGLFGTWAGITFLPDKLLSKQLRPIKRTIPSSGELLPIIGMGTSRTFDVGSNKEMLAQLAEVMQLFFDGGGALIDSSPMYGSSERVLGELLKKTTNKKNLFSATKVWTYGRESGIRQMNESLKLWGLKSFDLMQVHNLRDWKVHIKTLRDWKEEGKIRYIGITTSHGRDHEEFEKIQKTERLDFAQFSYNIEDRVAEKRLLPLAREKNIATIINRPFQRGGLFKKVRGKPLPEWASEFDCTSWGQYFLKFIASNPDVTNIIPATSNVKHVADNMAAGFGRLPDEKTRIRMIEYYEKV